In Tistrella mobilis, the genomic window CCTGGTCGCGTCCCCTGAAACAGGATGCCGGAGATTGTGGACCATATCTACTTTCAGTTGATCAATAAAACGACGTGCTGTCGCCAGGGGTCGCCGCTATCATCGATCCACCCCCCCCTTGTTTCCATGCCGGAGCCTGGTCCGCATGACGCCGATCGACGCCACCCTGGCCTTCACCCTGGCCGCCCTGTTGATGACCCTGACCCCCGGCCTCGATACGGCGCTGGTGTTGCGCACCGCGGCGGTGGAGGGGCCGAAGCGCGGCATGCAGGCGGGGGCCGGCATCTGCATCGGCGTGCTTGCCTGGGGCGTGATGGCTGCGGTCGGGCTGGGTGCCGTGCTGGCGGTCTCGCAGTTCGCCTATGAAACCCTCAGGATCATCGGTGCCGCCTGGCTCATCTGGATGGGCATCTCGATGATCCGCGGCGCGCGCACCGGCGGCGCGGCGCTGGATGCCACGGCCACGGCGGCAGCGCCGCGGGCCCGCGGCCAGGGCTGGTTCATGCGCGGCCTGCTCACGAACCTGCTCAACCCCAAGGTCGGCGTGTTCTACGTCACCTTTCTGCCGCAATTCATTCCGGCAGGCGGCGACGTGCTCACCTGGAGCCTCGCCTTCGCCGGCATCCACGCCGTCGAAGGCCTGCTCTGGTTCCTGGCCATCACCCTTGCCACGCGCCGTCTCGCCTCGATCCTCAGGCGCGGCGCGGTGGTCGCCTGGCTCGACCGGGTGACCGGCGGGGTTCTGGTGCTGTTCGGTCTCAAGCTCGCCGTCGACGTCCGCTGAGTCGCGGCCGGCGCCGGCACTCGCCCAAAGGAGGTCCAAACGCATGGCGGTCCGGATCCGGCGCGCGGTCGAAAGCGATATGTTCGCCGTCTACAAACTGCTGCGGTCATCGACCCTGAATGCCCGCAATCTGCCGCTCGATGCCCGGCGGCGCATGTTCCGCCCGGTCTGGGGCGGTAACGAGGGCTATTACGGCTTCCTGATGGAAGACGAGAAAGAGGTGACCGGCTTTCTGGGCACCCTGTTCACCACCCGCGAGATCGACGGCCAGCCGCAGGATTTCTGCGAGATTCACAGCTGGTATGTCCGCGACAGCCATCGCGATGAAAGCCTGAACCTGCTGCTGCCGGTGATCGGCATGCGCAAGCGCACCATCGTCAATCACACGCCCACCCAGACGGTCTACGATATCGGCGCGCGTT contains:
- a CDS encoding LysE family translocator; this translates as MTPIDATLAFTLAALLMTLTPGLDTALVLRTAAVEGPKRGMQAGAGICIGVLAWGVMAAVGLGAVLAVSQFAYETLRIIGAAWLIWMGISMIRGARTGGAALDATATAAAPRARGQGWFMRGLLTNLLNPKVGVFYVTFLPQFIPAGGDVLTWSLAFAGIHAVEGLLWFLAITLATRRLASILRRGAVVAWLDRVTGGVLVLFGLKLAVDVR